In Desulfofundulus kuznetsovii DSM 6115, the following are encoded in one genomic region:
- a CDS encoding ABC transporter substrate-binding protein: MSLICLIILLAGCTAEKVRPGEKVSLQYATGFSIENLPAGCKKVTDGDGRELLLVPRGKKPPADYGNLPVIYTPVQKVVVGSTTQAALLRPLGVLGTIAGVTTEKKDWYIDEVTKGMEKGRVAFLGKNSAPDYEKIKALSPDVVFTYTHVMGGTEFAQKLNELGIPYAVDNEWLESHPLGRVEWVKFLAAFYNKEKEADDYFRQVVANVEQVARKVPAGTRPKVLWGSIFKGKVYVPAGNSYVARMIEMAGGDYVFKDLGGSATGNANITLEEFYARGKDADIFIIPFSPQSTGITSIAKLLEQAPVLADIKPVKEKRIWCVQPWYYQSMDKTDEQIEDLAAIFYPVSWSGYQPRHFMSLPEK, translated from the coding sequence TTGTCCTTAATTTGTTTAATAATCCTCCTCGCCGGTTGTACCGCGGAGAAGGTCAGGCCGGGGGAAAAGGTTAGTCTGCAGTATGCCACTGGCTTTAGCATCGAAAATCTACCTGCCGGCTGCAAAAAGGTAACTGACGGCGACGGGAGAGAGTTGCTATTGGTACCCCGGGGCAAAAAGCCGCCCGCGGATTACGGGAACCTTCCGGTTATCTATACTCCTGTACAAAAGGTAGTTGTTGGCTCGACCACCCAGGCCGCCCTTCTCAGGCCGCTCGGGGTGCTGGGTACCATTGCCGGGGTAACCACGGAGAAAAAAGACTGGTACATTGACGAAGTAACGAAAGGAATGGAAAAGGGGCGGGTTGCTTTCCTGGGCAAGAACAGTGCCCCGGACTATGAAAAAATCAAGGCCCTTTCCCCGGATGTAGTTTTTACCTACACGCACGTCATGGGCGGAACGGAGTTTGCCCAGAAGTTAAACGAACTGGGCATCCCCTACGCCGTGGATAACGAGTGGCTGGAGTCTCATCCTTTGGGCAGGGTGGAATGGGTGAAGTTCCTGGCCGCCTTTTACAACAAAGAAAAGGAGGCAGATGATTACTTCCGCCAGGTGGTCGCTAACGTCGAGCAGGTGGCCAGGAAGGTACCTGCCGGGACAAGGCCCAAGGTCCTCTGGGGGAGCATCTTTAAGGGCAAAGTATACGTACCTGCCGGCAACTCTTACGTGGCCAGGATGATTGAAATGGCCGGGGGCGATTACGTCTTCAAGGACCTTGGCGGTTCGGCTACGGGCAATGCCAATATCACCCTGGAGGAATTTTATGCCAGAGGCAAGGATGCAGATATTTTCATTATACCTTTCAGCCCCCAGTCAACCGGCATCACCTCCATTGCCAAACTTCTAGAACAAGCACCGGTCCTGGCAGATATCAAGCCGGTAAAAGAAAAAAGGATCTGGTGTGTTCAGCCCTGGTACTATCAATCAATGGATAAAACAGACGAGCAAATTGAGGACCTGGCTGCTATATTTTACCCTGTTTCCTGGTCTGGTTACCAACCCAGGCATTTTATGAGTTTGCCGGAAAAGTAA
- a CDS encoding ABC transporter ATP-binding protein, translating to MKVLQACDLAVGYGTRTVVNDINLDALKGQFICLLGPNGSGKSTILRCLAGLLAPLRGSVYLKGNQLYTLGPGDLARTMAVVLTERLSPGLLTAFEVVAMGRYPYTDFWGHLTEKDRCKTQEALRLVNGENLATRYFAELSDGEKQKVMLARALAQEPELIILDEPTTHLDVKHRLEVMAILRQLTREKGITVILSLHEIDLALKSCAIAMLVKEGKILACGPPEEVLDEDTVTELYDIDSAYFSDCLGGMELRNNGGTLVYVLGGAGSGARVYRMLSKHGFGVVTGVIHENDVDYHVGKAIGATLIEEQPFEEIGDSSFERAVELIRRAARVIDAGFPVGSLNLRNLDLIRLVLAQGRTVYTLRGKRETEELYGEAGSRFIHCHSLGDLLEKLTSNAHATG from the coding sequence ATGAAAGTGTTACAGGCCTGCGATCTGGCCGTGGGCTATGGTACCAGGACGGTGGTAAATGACATTAATCTGGATGCTTTAAAGGGTCAATTTATCTGCCTTCTAGGACCTAACGGTTCCGGGAAGTCTACCATCTTGCGCTGCCTGGCCGGACTTTTGGCCCCTTTGAGGGGTTCGGTATATCTAAAGGGAAACCAGCTTTATACCCTGGGGCCTGGGGATCTGGCAAGGACCATGGCTGTGGTTCTCACGGAACGCCTTTCTCCGGGGCTGCTCACGGCCTTTGAAGTGGTAGCCATGGGACGTTACCCTTACACGGACTTCTGGGGGCACCTCACCGAAAAAGATCGGTGCAAAACTCAAGAGGCTCTGCGCCTGGTAAATGGGGAGAATCTTGCCACCAGGTATTTTGCCGAGCTAAGCGACGGCGAAAAGCAGAAGGTTATGCTGGCGCGGGCGCTGGCACAAGAACCGGAACTGATCATTTTGGACGAGCCAACCACCCATCTGGACGTAAAGCACCGGCTGGAAGTAATGGCCATTCTCCGGCAGCTAACCCGGGAAAAGGGGATTACTGTAATTCTTTCCCTGCATGAAATTGATCTGGCCTTGAAGAGTTGTGCTATCGCTATGCTCGTTAAGGAAGGGAAAATCCTGGCCTGCGGCCCACCAGAGGAGGTGTTGGACGAGGATACGGTGACTGAACTATACGATATTGATTCCGCTTATTTCAGCGATTGCCTGGGCGGCATGGAGCTTAGAAACAACGGCGGAACGCTGGTCTATGTGCTGGGCGGTGCCGGCAGTGGGGCACGTGTTTACCGCATGTTGAGCAAACATGGTTTTGGCGTCGTGACCGGTGTTATTCACGAAAACGACGTGGATTACCATGTTGGTAAGGCCATCGGGGCCACGCTGATTGAGGAACAGCCGTTTGAAGAGATTGGTGATTCGTCCTTTGAGCGTGCAGTCGAATTAATACGCCGGGCTGCACGGGTGATTGACGCCGGCTTTCCTGTGGGATCGCTGAACCTGCGCAACCTCGACCTGATCCGGCTGGTGCTGGCGCAGGGCCGGACGGTCTATACCTTGCGCGGCAAGAGGGAAACGGAAGAGCTGTACGGGGAGGCCGGAAGCCGGTTCATTCATTGTCATAGCCTGGGGGATCTGCTGGAGAAGTTGACCTCTAATGCGCATGCCACCGGTTGA
- a CDS encoding ABC transporter permease → MESDRFATSAAASVEPAAKSGSTVLQALTDMLVIIEMELRKLRHEPTELFTRAVQPVLWLLIFGQAFSKVRAFDTGGVTYQTYMTPGILSQSVMFTAIFFGLSTIWERDMGILQKFLAMPIPRVALVLGKAMAAGVRALSQVTIIFLLAAITGIPLHWHPALLSAAAGVVILGAVFFATLSMIIAAIVKTRERFMGIGQLITMPLFFASNALYPISIMPDWLRVVASVNPLSYMVDFLRGALVTGQLTNWQADVGVLLVACILATAVGTYLYPRIVA, encoded by the coding sequence GTGGAATCAGACAGGTTCGCCACATCAGCCGCCGCCTCGGTTGAACCGGCGGCAAAATCAGGCAGCACAGTGCTGCAGGCACTAACAGACATGCTGGTCATTATTGAAATGGAACTGCGCAAGCTGCGCCACGAACCGACCGAGCTGTTCACCCGGGCCGTGCAGCCTGTGCTCTGGCTGCTGATTTTCGGCCAGGCTTTCAGCAAGGTACGCGCATTTGACACAGGCGGGGTAACTTACCAGACTTATATGACCCCCGGCATCCTCTCGCAGTCGGTGATGTTTACAGCCATCTTTTTTGGTCTTTCGACTATCTGGGAAAGAGATATGGGTATACTGCAAAAGTTTCTGGCCATGCCCATACCCCGGGTGGCGCTGGTGCTGGGCAAGGCTATGGCAGCCGGAGTACGTGCCCTAAGCCAGGTAACCATTATTTTTCTGCTTGCGGCCATAACCGGCATACCCCTGCACTGGCACCCGGCCCTCCTGTCAGCAGCAGCCGGTGTGGTCATACTGGGAGCCGTATTTTTTGCCACCCTGTCCATGATTATTGCCGCCATTGTTAAAACCCGTGAACGTTTCATGGGTATCGGCCAGTTAATCACCATGCCCTTGTTTTTTGCTTCCAACGCACTGTATCCCATCTCCATCATGCCCGACTGGCTGCGCGTGGTGGCATCGGTCAACCCGCTAAGCTATATGGTGGACTTCCTGCGTGGCGCCCTTGTTACCGGCCAATTGACCAACTGGCAGGCCGACGTAGGAGTTTTGCTGGTAGCCTGCATTCTGGCTACAGCAGTGGGCACATACCTTTATCCCAGGATAGTCGCTTGA
- a CDS encoding P-loop NTPase: MRKIAIYGKGGIGKSTTTANVSAALARQGYRVMQIGCDPKADSTRTLMGGREIPTILDVQREKKNGVRLEDIVFTGFGGVLCAESGGPTPGVGCAGRGIIAAFETLEFLKAFEVYRPDIVFYDVLGDVVCGGFAMPLRKGYAEEIYIVTSGEKMSLFAARNIARAVEQFKGRGYARLKGLILNARGVPNEAALVKAAAEEMGTRVIIEIPRDSTVQLCEERNVTVVEGAPDSPLAGIYHRLAEIIAGGRTKG; the protein is encoded by the coding sequence TTGAGAAAGATAGCTATTTACGGAAAGGGCGGCATTGGCAAGTCCACTACCACAGCTAACGTGTCCGCAGCCCTGGCCAGGCAGGGCTATAGAGTGATGCAGATCGGCTGCGATCCCAAGGCAGATTCCACCAGAACGCTTATGGGCGGCCGGGAGATCCCCACAATACTGGATGTACAAAGGGAAAAGAAAAATGGCGTCCGGTTGGAGGATATTGTCTTCACGGGTTTCGGTGGGGTTTTGTGTGCCGAATCCGGGGGGCCGACCCCTGGGGTGGGCTGCGCCGGCAGGGGCATCATCGCTGCCTTTGAAACTCTGGAATTTTTAAAGGCCTTTGAAGTTTACCGGCCGGATATAGTTTTTTACGATGTACTCGGCGATGTAGTCTGCGGTGGTTTTGCCATGCCGCTTCGTAAAGGGTACGCCGAAGAAATCTACATTGTAACCTCAGGAGAAAAGATGTCACTGTTTGCCGCCCGGAACATTGCCCGGGCAGTTGAACAGTTCAAAGGTCGCGGTTATGCCCGGCTGAAGGGTCTCATTCTCAATGCCAGGGGTGTGCCCAATGAGGCCGCCCTGGTAAAGGCTGCGGCTGAGGAGATGGGTACGAGGGTGATAATTGAAATCCCCCGCGATTCTACCGTGCAGTTATGTGAGGAAAGGAATGTAACGGTGGTGGAGGGGGCACCGGATTCTCCTCTGGCCGGGATCTACCACAGGTTGGCTGAAATAATAGCAGGGGGCAGGACTAAGGGGTAA
- a CDS encoding MarR family winged helix-turn-helix transcriptional regulator encodes MFTEKIADALWQIWRYWRLTSHPVKQGKITPEQYWVLHILHRFGPQRIKDIAVRVGTGSSAVTIAIKRLERDGLVCRRRGTEDERVVTVHLTEHGQAVFHAWRQERHRVLSALFEPLDGEEKRLLYGLLEKVLAHMQKGAISGGGNCRS; translated from the coding sequence TTGTTTACTGAAAAAATTGCCGATGCCCTGTGGCAAATCTGGCGTTACTGGCGTTTGACGTCACACCCGGTAAAACAGGGCAAAATAACACCCGAGCAGTACTGGGTTTTGCACATCCTTCACCGATTCGGGCCACAGCGGATCAAAGATATAGCCGTACGTGTAGGTACTGGCTCAAGCGCGGTGACCATTGCTATCAAGAGACTTGAACGGGATGGCCTGGTCTGCAGAAGACGGGGAACGGAAGACGAGCGGGTAGTAACCGTACATCTTACCGAACACGGACAGGCAGTCTTTCACGCCTGGCGCCAGGAAAGGCACAGGGTTTTATCAGCTCTTTTTGAACCGTTAGACGGAGAGGAAAAACGCCTGCTTTATGGCCTACTGGAGAAAGTGCTGGCGCACATGCAAAAAGGAGCGATATCCGGTGGAGGTAATTGTCGAAGTTGA
- a CDS encoding FecCD family ABC transporter permease has translation MFFKEKTGRYYIFTIIFAFLVGALFLLNLSLGSVPVPLKEVYRVVLHQPVDNTTFQAVIWKIRLPRSLATLFGGAALATGGLLLQIFFRNPIVGPYVLGISSGATLLVALVMLTSLSVGLTLHPFALSMAAFLGALLVMILVLAVANRVRNVVTLLVVGLMMGYLCSAVSSILIALAEKEKVHGFVLWTLGSFSGFTWDELVVLMGLSGPLLLCSLLLCKPLNAFLLGEDYARSMGVNIRCFRVAIVMLASALAGLVTAFAGPVAFIGLAVPHMARLSLGTSDNRALLPATILLGATVASLCDLVARMALSPVELPISAITSFFGAPIVIGLLLKRRTAL, from the coding sequence GTGTTTTTCAAGGAAAAGACAGGCCGATATTATATCTTTACCATTATTTTTGCCTTCTTGGTGGGGGCCCTGTTTCTCTTAAATCTTAGTTTAGGCTCAGTACCCGTACCGCTAAAAGAGGTCTACCGGGTCGTCCTGCACCAGCCTGTTGATAATACCACCTTTCAAGCGGTGATCTGGAAGATTCGTCTTCCCCGCTCCCTGGCCACCCTTTTTGGCGGGGCGGCTTTGGCCACTGGAGGATTGCTGTTGCAGATCTTTTTCCGCAACCCCATTGTGGGGCCTTACGTGCTGGGCATTTCTTCCGGGGCCACCCTGCTTGTGGCGCTGGTCATGCTCACCAGCCTTTCCGTGGGCCTGACCCTCCATCCTTTTGCCCTGAGCATGGCTGCTTTTCTCGGTGCCCTTTTAGTGATGATACTCGTCCTGGCCGTGGCCAACCGGGTAAGAAATGTGGTTACTCTGCTGGTCGTCGGCTTGATGATGGGTTATTTGTGCAGCGCGGTAAGCAGCATTTTAATTGCTCTGGCGGAAAAGGAAAAGGTGCACGGCTTTGTCCTCTGGACGCTGGGCAGCTTTTCCGGGTTTACCTGGGATGAACTGGTGGTCCTGATGGGGTTGAGCGGGCCGCTGCTCCTGTGTTCTCTCCTGCTCTGCAAGCCCCTTAACGCTTTTTTACTGGGGGAAGATTATGCCCGGAGCATGGGGGTGAACATCCGGTGTTTTCGGGTGGCCATTGTGATGCTGGCCAGCGCCCTGGCCGGTTTGGTTACTGCTTTTGCCGGGCCGGTGGCCTTTATTGGCCTCGCTGTGCCACACATGGCCAGGCTTTCTTTGGGCACTTCAGATAACAGAGCGCTCCTGCCGGCAACCATTTTACTGGGGGCTACTGTTGCCAGTTTATGTGATCTGGTGGCAAGGATGGCCCTGTCACCTGTGGAGCTGCCGATTAGCGCCATTACGTCATTTTTTGGTGCACCTATTGTTATCGGGCTGTTGTTGAAAAGGAGGACCGCTCTATGA
- a CDS encoding FmdE family protein has product MTDWENVVSFHGHPCCLLAIGYRATRVALEKLGAGVPGHDLVAVVENRTCAADAVQVMSGCTFGKRNFVYRDNGKYVFTFARMGERQALRVSLKAGVLSREGDEFVTLMEKVANGVATEGEREEFYRRQEPLMKYILEGPVEEIFEMQVVNLEKSLPELCLQMITCSRCGEEMMKDHAFFQNGRPVCKDCLV; this is encoded by the coding sequence ATGACTGATTGGGAAAATGTGGTATCCTTTCACGGGCACCCCTGTTGTTTGCTGGCCATCGGGTACCGGGCAACAAGGGTTGCTTTGGAGAAACTGGGTGCTGGTGTTCCCGGGCACGACCTGGTGGCCGTGGTGGAAAACCGTACCTGTGCCGCTGACGCGGTGCAGGTGATGTCGGGCTGCACCTTTGGTAAGAGGAACTTCGTCTACAGGGACAACGGCAAATACGTCTTTACCTTTGCCCGCATGGGAGAGCGGCAAGCTTTGCGGGTAAGCTTAAAGGCAGGGGTGCTGAGCAGGGAAGGTGATGAATTTGTAACCCTCATGGAAAAGGTGGCCAACGGCGTAGCTACAGAAGGGGAGCGGGAGGAGTTTTACCGCCGCCAGGAACCCCTGATGAAGTACATCCTGGAAGGGCCGGTTGAAGAAATTTTTGAAATGCAGGTTGTAAATTTGGAAAAATCTCTTCCTGAACTCTGTTTGCAGATGATTACCTGCAGCCGCTGCGGCGAAGAAATGATGAAAGATCATGCCTTTTTTCAGAATGGACGTCCGGTCTGTAAGGATTGTCTGGTATAA
- a CDS encoding ATP-binding cassette domain-containing protein has product MEVIVEVEQLKKSFGKHTAVKGVSFNIAAGEVFGLLGPNGAGKTTIVRMLTTLLLPDSGRATVCGYDVRRQAARVRQCIGYVPQALSVDGALTGYENMMIFAKLLGLKGRERERRIADLLHFMQLEDAAGRLVRTYSGGMVRRLEIGQAVLHYPRVLFLDEPTVGLDPVARRGVWEILAELRQIYRMAILLTTHYMEEADTVCNRIGILNRGEMVVTGTPEELKALVGNPGASMNDVFTYFTGNFLDAGGDFRGIRQVRHISRRLG; this is encoded by the coding sequence GTGGAGGTAATTGTCGAAGTTGAACAACTGAAAAAATCCTTCGGCAAACACACCGCGGTAAAAGGTGTTTCTTTTAACATTGCAGCCGGGGAGGTTTTTGGCCTGCTGGGGCCAAACGGAGCGGGTAAGACAACCATTGTACGCATGTTGACCACCCTCTTACTGCCTGATAGCGGCCGGGCAACGGTCTGCGGTTATGATGTGCGCCGGCAGGCGGCCCGGGTACGGCAATGTATCGGTTATGTACCCCAGGCTCTGTCGGTGGATGGGGCACTCACCGGGTATGAAAACATGATGATTTTTGCCAAACTGCTTGGTTTAAAAGGAAGAGAAAGAGAAAGGCGTATTGCCGACCTGTTGCATTTCATGCAACTGGAAGATGCTGCCGGCCGGCTGGTGCGCACCTATTCCGGCGGTATGGTGCGGCGGCTGGAAATCGGCCAGGCCGTACTCCATTACCCGCGCGTGCTTTTCCTGGATGAGCCCACGGTGGGGCTGGACCCGGTAGCCCGCAGGGGAGTCTGGGAAATACTTGCGGAACTGCGTCAGATTTACCGGATGGCCATCCTGCTCACCACTCATTATATGGAAGAGGCCGATACAGTCTGTAATCGAATCGGCATACTTAATCGTGGCGAAATGGTGGTTACCGGCACGCCGGAGGAATTAAAGGCACTGGTGGGTAACCCCGGTGCTTCCATGAATGATGTATTTACTTATTTTACCGGTAATTTTTTGGATGCGGGGGGAGATTTTCGTGGAATCAGACAGGTTCGCCACATCAGCCGCCGCCTCGGTTGA